From the genome of uncultured Bacteroides sp.:
CAATAGACGTCAGTTGATTGCAATTATAAAATGCATCCTTAGGAAGAGAAGCCACATTAGTACCAATAATAGCAGAAGTTAATCCCGTACAGTTATAAAAAGCTCCTTCACCCACTGTAGTCACACTGTTACCAATCACTACTGACGACAAACCATCACATGATTCAAATGCAAAACTCTTAATAGTAGAAACAGTGGAAGGCACCTCATAATATGATGACTTTGAATTGGGATAAGCAACCAGCGTCAGTTTGTTTTTGCTAAGAAGCACACCGTCAACCGAAGAAAAAGTCAGGTTAGCGTCAGCAACAATAAACTCCCTTAAGGCAGAACAGAAAGTAAAAGCCCCCTCACCTATCGAGTTTACTGAAGCCGGAATAGTCATTGAGATTATCCCCGAACAATGCCAGAAAGCTCTCGTGCCTATCGTTGTTAGTTTAGATGGCAGAGCAATCGAGGTGAGCAACGGACAGTTACCAAAACAAAAATTGCCAATCGACGTAATGTTTGGCCCCAGTGTAACAGAAGTAAGTCCTGTACACTCCTGAAACGCCTGATTGGAGATAAGTGTCACATTCGTAGGGAGTATCACTGTTTTTAATTTTGGTAAACTGAAAAACATATATTCAGGAATCTGGTTATTAGTAACAGAAATAGCCTTCGATAGCCAAAAGGCTCCCCCTGCCACCATCGTCACACCAGATATATCCAGATTAGTTAGATTATCCATGCTTCGCAACGCACCCACGTCGTTGGCATTCATCTGTCCGGTAATTGTCAGGTCAGTTATCACATCTATCTGGTCACCCAGTGCCGAGTTAAGTCCCCAGGCCACATTATTGATAGTTACCCCTTGAACCTTCATACCATAACTTTGAAACAAACATATCAATACCAATATACATTTACCAATTGTATTTGTTTTCATGATCCATTCATTCTGTTTTTTAAAATAATACAATCAATGCCATTCAGTTGTGCAGCTGTTGTAGAATAGGAGCTCCAGGCCGATCCGAAAATCTTGGTAGTCCGGGCAAGCGTATACATTTCCACCAATGCATCCTGCATTCCGCTAACACTATTCCTGTCTGCAACTTTATCAGAGGTAGTTATCCTGCTTCCAAAAACAGAGAGGAGAACTTTTTTGTCTTCCTGAGAGTCCGATGCCAGATAAAAGTTTGCCTCCGGGCAATCATCTATCTCCTTTTTAATCTGATCAATAAAAAGCTGGGTAGGACTCTCTCTTATAGATGTTATATTATCTGTTCTACGAATATGAATACCAATGGTATGCTCATTAAACGAGGCTGCTTTTTTGTTTATCTGTTCCTGTAAGGAAGAAACCGGCGTAAACGAGCTATACTTTTTATGAATGTCCGAATGAAAAAAATCCACGCAACTGGTCAGGTAAACACTCTTTTTTCGGGCCCACATTCTGAAGTCGAACCCATTATTCACACATTCATCGGCTTCGTCCACATAAATACAATCGTCAAAACGCATCCACTGAAAAGGTCGTGGCAGAAAGAAATTCTTTTTCCGCGGATTATCATTAATCAGCCAGTCAATCAAAGAAGCTTCCTTCAGCGTTACATTGCAATCAGGAATCTTTTGAAAGAGTTCATCAAAGCGGCAGTTCAGTGCACGAGTCTTGTACCAGATAATGCACAAACCAACATCCGCCTCCATAGCCAGTGCTATAGCAGAATCAATGGTTCTCATCCGGTTGGCAAGTCCCCCAATAGGTACTAATGTAATCATCCGCTTGAACTTTATTATACGTAGCACTACATGTCCACTTTAATAAAACAACACATCATGTAAATGGTTTCTTAAAATAAAATAAAGAATAGTCAGTCTAATAGTTAATTATGAAATATCAGAGGTCTATCAACAAAAAAATCCCGGAATTACTCCCGAGATTCTTTCATTAAGCAAACATTACCTGTTTTAAGTCACATATATCAAAAGCGATGGTTCTGTTTAGTTAGTTAGTTCAAAAAAGTTTGGTTAGTTACGAGTAACCTTTACCCAGTCAACTTCCATATATCCTGGTAAGTCAGAGTCTGTAATAGTTCCGGGCCATGTTCCTGCTCCACCTAAAGCAAAGTTTAGGATAACATAAAAATTTTTGTTAAACGGCCATTGTTTCATTGAAGCTTCATCGCTCAGGTGCATATTTGGATAGCTCAAAGTAACCTGCCCATTAATAGTAAACTGAACCATTTCAGGAGTCCAGTTTACCCCGTAAGTATTGAACTGACCTGTATTGAAAGGCTTGGTCACACTACGAATCGGATCAATCTTACCTAAATCGTTAGCATAATGAGTATGTACAGTCTGGTGCGCATCAGTCTCGTAACTTACTTGTTCCATGATGTCTATTTCTCCGCAAGAAGGCCATCCTGCACTCATATCATCAGGCATCATCCATATAGCAGGCCATCCTCCTTGTGCTGTTTTAAAACGTGCACGCACTTCAATCTTACCATAAGTAAATGAAAACTTACCATAAGTCTGTATACCACCAGCTTTATATGTTCCATTAACCTTTTCTCCTTTTACAACCAATACTCCGTTAGAAACGTAAGCCTGATCATAGCTTTGAGAGAGGTAGTTACCCCATGCAACACCTGGTAATGTAGGGCATAAAACCCATTTAGTATTATCCGGAATGGAACTAGTCTGATTAAAATCGTCCTGGAAGATTACATTTTCATCGTTAGTCTTGGTATTGTTACTCGTAGTGTCCTTGCTAGCTGTAACAGGGTTTGTTGTTGCGGCGGCTTCTATTGTTTCGGTAGTTACCGTGTCTTCGCTACATGCTGTGTTGAAAGCTGCAGTTAGCAGCATAATCAATAAAAAATAGGATTTTCTCTTCATAAATAAATTTTGATAATTTAGCTTAATTTGATTAATTGTTTGGTTAATGAATTTTAGTGCTGCAAATATATGGGGAAATATTTTAGAATCCGGCATCATTTTTTCTATATTAGTGATTATTAG
Proteins encoded in this window:
- a CDS encoding leucine-rich repeat domain-containing protein codes for the protein MKTNTIGKCILVLICLFQSYGMKVQGVTINNVAWGLNSALGDQIDVITDLTITGQMNANDVGALRSMDNLTNLDISGVTMVAGGAFWLSKAISVTNNQIPEYMFFSLPKLKTVILPTNVTLISNQAFQECTGLTSVTLGPNITSIGNFCFGNCPLLTSIALPSKLTTIGTRAFWHCSGIISMTIPASVNSIGEGAFTFCSALREFIVADANLTFSSVDGVLLSKNKLTLVAYPNSKSSYYEVPSTVSTIKSFAFESCDGLSSVVIGNSVTTVGEGAFYNCTGLTSAIIGTNVASLPKDAFYNCNQLTSIAIPNSVSSIGWGAFGYCEGLTSLDLGTGLTYIDIYAFNNCKSLATVTIPSGVTTTGDGAFASCTGLTSIHSRPAAPPAATNNTFSLVNKTTCKLYVPTGYSASYRSATGWSSFTYIIEEAGVAIPEFVADNIKVYTEGNAIIVEGASVGDEVLVYNEAGALIQMFRVTDAISRIVVPENHIYIVKVTSKTFKVAL
- a CDS encoding glycosyl transferase, encoding MITLVPIGGLANRMRTIDSAIALAMEADVGLCIIWYKTRALNCRFDELFQKIPDCNVTLKEASLIDWLINDNPRKKNFFLPRPFQWMRFDDCIYVDEADECVNNGFDFRMWARKKSVYLTSCVDFFHSDIHKKYSSFTPVSSLQEQINKKAASFNEHTIGIHIRRTDNITSIRESPTQLFIDQIKKEIDDCPEANFYLASDSQEDKKVLLSVFGSRITTSDKVADRNSVSGMQDALVEMYTLARTTKIFGSAWSSYSTTAAQLNGIDCIILKNRMNGS
- a CDS encoding glycoside hydrolase family 16 protein gives rise to the protein MKRKSYFLLIMLLTAAFNTACSEDTVTTETIEAAATTNPVTASKDTTSNNTKTNDENVIFQDDFNQTSSIPDNTKWVLCPTLPGVAWGNYLSQSYDQAYVSNGVLVVKGEKVNGTYKAGGIQTYGKFSFTYGKIEVRARFKTAQGGWPAIWMMPDDMSAGWPSCGEIDIMEQVSYETDAHQTVHTHYANDLGKIDPIRSVTKPFNTGQFNTYGVNWTPEMVQFTINGQVTLSYPNMHLSDEASMKQWPFNKNFYVILNFALGGAGTWPGTITDSDLPGYMEVDWVKVTRN